The following proteins are co-located in the Silene latifolia isolate original U9 population chromosome 1, ASM4854445v1, whole genome shotgun sequence genome:
- the LOC141592747 gene encoding casein kinase II subunit beta-1-like, whose amino-acid sequence MYKERGGGSKVSEMADRKRINEALDKQLEKSSPSTSKGLNSNAKDSRLSAGATQSIIAGGKQPVSLPKNPCSDDESETDSEESDVSGSEGDDTSWISWFCNLRGNEFFCEVDDDYIQDDFNLCGLSSQVPYYDYALDLILDVESSHGDMFTEEQNELVESAAEMLYGLIHARYILTSKGLAAMLEKFKNYDCGRCPRAFCVGQPCLPVGQSDLPRSSTVKIYCPKCEDIYYPRSKYQGNVDGAYFGTTFPHLFLMTYPHLKPQKPSQSYTPRVFGFKLHKP is encoded by the exons ATGTACAAGGAAAGAGGAGGAGGATCGAAGGTTTCGGAAATGGCGGATCGGAAAAGAATAAACGAAGCGTTGGATAAACAATTGGAAAAATCGTCACCTTCGACGTCGAAAGGATTGAATAGTAACGCTAAGGATAGTCGGTTATCTGCCGGAGCTACGCAATCAATTATTGCTGGTGGAAAACAGCCAGTTTCTCTCCCTAAGAACCCGTGCTCTGATG ATGAATCAGAAACCGATAGCGAAGAATCTGATGTCAGTGGTTCAGAGGGTGATGACACTTCTTGGATTTCGTGGTTTTGTAACTTGCGGGGAAATGAGTTCTTCTGTGAAGTAGATGATGATTACATACAAGATGATTTCAACCTCTGTGGGTTGAGCAGTCAAGTTCCTTACTATGATTATGCCCTGGATTTGATACTGGATGTGGAATCCTCACACG GTGATATGTTCACTGAAGAACAAAATGAACTAGTTGAATCTGCAGCAGAAATGCTATATGGTTTAATTCATGCTCGATACATATTGACCAGCAAAGGCTTGGCTGCAATG CTCGAGAAATTCAAAAACTATGATTGTGGGAGATGTCCTAGGGCTTTCTGTGTTGGACAACCTTGCCTTCCTGTTGGGCAGTCTGATCTTCCTCGATCAAGTACAGTGAAGATCTACTGCCCTAAATGTGAAGATATTTACTACCCCAGGTCCAAATATCAAGGCA ATGTTGATGGCGCATATTTCGGGACGACGTTTCCGCACCTGTTTTTGATGACATACCCACATCTGAAACCTCAGAAACCAAGTCAGAGCTACACACCAAGAGTGTTTGGCTTTAAACTTCACAAGCCATGA
- the LOC141592757 gene encoding uncharacterized protein LOC141592757 — protein MTSVPVGRRTRLQRAKQELNKEKNKGWFPTRRTRSSTRKFGNVGLVKEEEDDDEDIMVVDEAEYNRRVAALKTTSVTQSGSVERNRDLVKDDSCKSDKDDDNIAENNVDDDINEEEKDLNGHSYIRVVDEAEYNRRVAALKTNSIKLSGSVERSRDLVKDDSCKSGKDDDNIAENNVDHDIKEEDNEIAKGHVTYYEVSDDSLEIMEEKPNSDYSCESSAVTSSDSDDETMNIHRVAEDEVGSSTEKEIDEIDNVDSGDRVRDSDKLKCRDRNDEKRREGVSTDLLFGKRKYDGLVLPVAPENNAPKDDFVGRRTRSHCRIKLPRKKIRDGTVSCPVTIDDSQSSSDSDNDDGHENSHKPDYTNACGNVGFRKRRRLRRSTYVSTYAESSSEPESDSDPENGPTPVPENDSDPENDLMRDPENDSDPENDHDPENDSDPDPENDSDPENDADPENDPDPENDPMLDNDPKVEAVHEPLDDKGRENIDFRRRGRPRRSTCVEGNSQPKNNFVQNGPILENGSKVEHVPKPVDDKGCENAVMRKRGPILENDSKVEHVPKPVDDKGCENAVKKKRGPILENDSKVEHVPKPLDDKGCENVVKRKRGRPPKIRILEKECSPPRKKQKLKSSKVGNILLNAILENSNTGWESPACSVTGAFVPLKFSFTSKKSLPEKTKEEEEIEGLFNDLDFALRTCDVGCSTSSCSEEDVENDDVDSDDGAVVQGKLCCRGKHYLILDDQIGIRCKYCSFIKLEMRYVTPDFDTDPFGRSGNKNNRLFPCDGYKVAVSNGLNLPDFEYNLEHVHSDNAQGTVWDLIPGVKKSLYPHQQEAFEFIWRNVGGATKLDELGKQTNFRTGGCIICHAPGTGKTRLAITFLQSFIKKNPMSRPVIVSPTSMLLTWEEEFARWKVKEPFHNLNKSEPSGNEDPEVVRATNNVRLQKLCSWAKGKGILGISYRLFDELAGERKGMDESIKKALLEQPGILVLDEGHTPRNNDSNIWNVLTKVKTKRRIILSGTPFQNNFVELHNTLSLVREEFRNPLLLGNYIDEHRNIAELRKWMKPFVHVHKGEILKKTLRGLYHSVVFLKPSDLQKTCCLQLSGVKYIIEENHLVSVACVHPSLLNVCNHVPDIIDKGLLEKHKENLEVGLKIKFLLELINLAVGEKILVFSQYLQPLNFIADLLKSRYDWSEGEEYLYMKGQQATKQRQTSINRFNDPGSEVRVLLASIKACGEGIHLVGASRVVLLDVVWNPSVERQAISRAYRIGQLKDVFVYHLILSETLEEKKYHKLLNKGRLSELVFSEGDKSEKMINMGSNISEDRVLEEMIQNEKTTDMFVKIVRESGADQLIKSFNPENQ, from the exons ATGACGTCTGTACCAGTAGGCAGGAGAACGCGGCTTCAGCGAGCTAAGCAGGAGttgaataaggagaaaaataaagGTTGGTTCCCTACAAGAAGGACGCGGAGTAGCACGAGAAAATTTGGTAATGTTGGTCTAGTTAAAGAGGAGGAGGATGACGATGAGGATATTATGGTGGTGGATGAAGCTGAGTATAATAGAAGGGTTGCCGCTCTTAAAACTACTTCCGTCACTCAAAGTGGAAGCGTTGAGAGGAACCGAGATTTGGTTAAGGATGATAGTTGTAAGAGTGACAAAGATGACGATAACATTGCAGAGAATAATGTTGATGACGATATTAATGAGGAGGAGAAGGATTTGAATGGTCACAGCTATATTAGGGTGGTGGATGAAGCTGAGTATAATAGAAGGGTTGCTGCTCTTAAAACTAATTCCATTAAACTAAGTGGAAGCGTTGAGAGGAGCCGAGATTTGGTTAAGGATGATAGTTGTAAGAGTGGCAAAGATGACGATAACATTGCAGAGAATAATGTTGATCACGATATTAAAGAGGAGGACAATGAGATTGCGAAGGGTCATGTGACCTATTATGAGGTTAGTGACGATTCCTTGGAAATAATGGAGGAAAAACCGAACTCTGATTATAGCTGTGAGAGTTCTGCTGTTACTAGTTCCGACTCAGATGATGAAACCATGAATATCCACAGGGTAGCCGAAGATGAAGTAGGCAGTTCCACTGAAAAAGAGATTGATGAGATTGATAATGTTGATAGTGGTGATCGTGTTAGGGATAGTGACAAATTGAAGTGCAGAGACAGAAATGATGAGAAGAGAAGGGAGGGAGTTTCTACTGATCTTTTGTTCGGAAAAAGAAAGTATGATGGGTTGGTTTTGCCCGTGGCACCTGAGAATAATGCCCCAAAAGATGATTTTGTGGGTAGAAGAACGAGGTCTCATTGTCGCATAAAGTTGCCTAGGAAGAAAATAAGAGATGGAACTGTTAGTTGCCCGGTCACTATTGATGATTCACAGTCATCCTCAGACAGTGATAATGATGATGGTCATGAAAATAGCCATAAGCCTGATTACACCAATGCTTGTGGAAATGTTGGCTTTAGAAAGAGACGCAGGCTACGTAGGAGTACTTATGTGAGTACTTATGCAGAAAGCAGTTCTGAGCCTGAGAGCGACTCTGATCCCGAGAATGGCCCTACGCCTGTTCCTGAGAATGACTCTGATCCTGAGAATGACCTGATGCGTGATCCTGAAAATGACTCTGATCCTGAAAATGACCATGATCCTGAAAATGACTCTGATCCTGATCCTGAAAATGACTCTGATCCTGAAAATGACGCTGATCCTGAAAATGACCCTGATCCTGAAAATGACCCTATGCTCGATAATGACCCAAAAGTTGAGGCTGTCCATGAGCCTTTGGATGACAAGGGACGTGAGAACATTGATTTTAGAAGGAGAGGCAGGCCACGCAGGAGTACTTGTGTGGAAGGCAATTCTCAGCCGAAGAATAACTTTGTACAGAATGGCCCTATTCTCGAAAATGGCTCTAAGGTTGAGCATGTCCCTAAGCCTGTTGACGATAAGGGATGTGAGAATGCTGTCATGAGAAAAAGAGGCCCTATTCTCGAAAACGACTCTAAGGTTGAGCATGTCCCTAAGCCTGTTGACGACAAGGGATGTGAGAATGCTGTCAAGAAAAAAAGAGGCCCTATTCTCGAAAATGACTCTAAGGTTGAGCATGTCCCTAAGCCTCTTGACGATAAGGGATGTGAGAATgtcgtcaagagaaaaagagGCAGGCCTCCTAAGATTAGGATCCTGGAGAAAGAGTGTAGTCCTCCACGGAAGAAGCAAAAGCTGAAGTCTAGCAAGGTTGGAAACATATTGCTCAACGCTATTTTAGAGAATAGTAATACAGGGTGGGAGTCACCTGCATGTTCCGTAACAGGAGCATTTGTTCCCTTGAAATTCAGTTTTACGTCCAAGAAGTCACTGCCCGAGAAAACCAAAGAGGAAGAAGAAATAGAAGGACTCTTCAATGATCTAGATTTTGCTCTTAGAACTTGCGATGTTGGCTGCTCAACTTCTTCTTGTTCG GAAGAAGATGTTGAAAACGATGATGTTGATTCTGATGATGGTGCAGTTGTGCAAGGCAAGCTGTGTTGCCGAGGAAAGCACTACTTGATTCTTGATGACCAAATCGGTATTAGGTGCAAATACTGTTCATTCATCAAGCTTGAAATGAGATATGTCACACCAGATTTT GACACCGATCCATTTGGGAGATCAGGAAACAAGAACAATCGTTTGTTTCCTTGTGACGGATATAAGGTTGCTGTCTCTAACGGGTTAAATCTTCCTGACTTTGAATACAACCTTGAACATGTTCATTCAGATAATGCTCAGGGTACGGTGTGGGATCTCATCCCGGGGGTAAAAAAGTCTTTATACCCTCACCAGCAAGAAGCATTCGAGTTTATCTGGAGAAATGTTGGAGGAGCAACCAAACTAGATGAACTCGGTAAACAAACGAATTTCCGAACAGGAGGGTGTATCATATGCCATGCACCAGGTACTGGAAAGACCCGTCTGGCGATCACCTTTCTTCAATCTTTCATTAAGAAAAATCCAATGTCAAGGCCCGTCATTGTTTCTCCAACGAGTATGCTTCTTACATGGGAAGAAGAGTTTGCCAGGTGGAAAGTTAAAGAACCATTTCACAACCTGAACAAATCGGAACCTTCTGGCAATGAGGATCCGGAGGTTGTCAGAGCCACAAATAATGTTAGGTTGCAAAAGCTTTGTTCTTGGGCCAAGGGTAAGGGTATTTTAGGAATTAGCTATCGGCTCTTTGACGAGCTTGCCGGTGAGAGGAAGGGCATGGATGAGAGTATCAAGAAAGCACTTCTTGAGCAGCCGGGTATCTTAGTATTGGATGAAGGACACACCCCGAGGAACAATGACAGTAATATCTGGAACGTCTTGACTAAAGTCAAAACAAAGCGAAGAATCATCCTTTCGGGGACCCCCTTCCAAAACAACTTTGTAGAACTGCATAACACACTTTCCTTGGTCAGAGAAGAGTTCAGGAATCCGCTTTTATTAGGCAATTACATAGATGAACATAGAAATATTGCGGAATTAAGGAAATGGATGAAACCGTTTGTTCATGTCCATAAGGGGGAGATCTTGAAGAAGACTCTCCGTGGATTATATCATTCTGTTGTGTTTCTAAAGCCATCTGATCTACAAAAAACCTGCTGTCTGCAACTGTCGGGAGTAAAATACATTATCGAAGAGAATCATCTGGTTTCTGTCGCTTGTGTTCATCCCTCGCTTTTAAATGTGTGTAACCATGTGCCTGACATTATCGACAAGGGATTATTGGAGAAGCATAAGGAGAACCTGGAAGTCGGTTTGAAGATCAAGTTTCTCTTAGAACTCATTAATCTAGCTGTAGGGGAAAAAATCTTGGTGTTCAGCCAGTATTTGCAGCCCTTGAATTTCATTGCAGATTTGCTGAAGTCTCGGTATGATTGGTCCGAGGGAGAAGAGTATCTTTACATGAAAGGGCAACAAGCCACAAAGCAAAGACAAACCTCTATTAATCGCTTTAATGATCCAGGTAGCGAGGTTAGGGTTCTTTTGGCCTCAATAAAGGCGTGTGGTGAAGGAATTCATTTGGTTGGTGCCTCGAGGGTGGTCTTACTTGATGTTGTTTGGAACCCGTCAGTGGAAAGGCAAGCCATCAGCCGGGCTTACAGGATTGGACAGCTGAAAGACGTGTTTGTGTATCATCTTATACTCTCGGAGACACTGGAAGAAAAGAAGTATCACAAACTTTTGAATAAAGGCCGTCTTTCTGAATTGGTTTTCTCTGAGGGCGACAAAAGTGAGAAAATGATAAATATGGGATCAAATATTTCAGAGGATCGGGTTCTGGAAGAAATGATCCAAAATGAGAAAACAACTGATATGTTTGTGAAGATTGTCCGGGAATCTGGAGCCGACCAACTGATCAAGAGCTTTAATCCTGAAAATCAGTAG
- the LOC141592776 gene encoding putative plant SNARE 11 isoform X1: MSSLSSISETLGELDGQISDIFRALSNGFQKLEKIKEASRRTRQLEELTDKMRDCKRLIKEFDQEVKDMETVNDANTNRILNEKKQSMVKELNSYVNMKKQYVNNLENKRADLFEGPSEGAGEQNVLLASSMTNQQLVDHGNQMMDETDQAIERGKKIVQETIGVGTETAAALKAQTDQMSRIVNELDSIHFSLKKASKLVKEIGRQVATDRCIMALLFLIVMGVIAIIIVKLVHPNNKDIRDIPGLAPPAQTRKLLSYAN; encoded by the exons ATGTCGTCGTTGTCGTCGATCAGTGAAACATTAGGGGAGCTTGATGGTCAAATCAGCGACATATTTCGTGCATTATC AAATGGGTTTCAGAAGTTGGAGAAGATTAAAGAGGCTAGTCGACGGACCAGGCAATTGGAAGAGCTCACTGACAAGATGCGGGATTGCAAGAG GCTTATTAAAGAGTTTGATCAAGAAGTAAAGGATATGGAAACTGTGAATGATGCAAACACAAACAGGATATTGAATGAGAAAAAACAATCAATG GTCAAAGAATTGAATTCATATGTTAATATGAAAAAACA GTATGTTAACAATCTTGAAAATAAGCGGGCTGATTTATTTGAAGGCCCTAGCGAAGGAGCTGGAGAACAAAATGTTTTGTTAGCATCCT CTATGACAAATCAGCAGCTTGTTGATCATGGAAACCAAATGATGGATGAGACGGATCAAGCTATTGAGAGAGGGAAGAAG ATTGTTCAAGAGACAATTGGCGTTGGAACAGAGACTGCGGCTGCTCTTAAAGCACAG ACTGATCAAATGAGTAGGATAGTAAACGAGCTGGACTCAATTCACTTCTCGCTCAAGAAGGCCTCCAAGCTTGTCAAGGAAATTGGTCGTCAG GTTGCTACTGATCGGTGTATCATGGCCTTGCTCTTTCTTATAGTAATGGGAGttatagccatcattattgtCAAG CTTGTGCATCCAAACAACAAAGACATCAGAGACATTCCTGGATTAGCGCCACCAGCCCAAACACGGAAATTGCTCTCATATGCAAACTAA
- the LOC141592776 gene encoding putative plant SNARE 11 isoform X2, which produces MSSLSSISETLGELDGQISDIFRALSLIKEFDQEVKDMETVNDANTNRILNEKKQSMVKELNSYVNMKKQYVNNLENKRADLFEGPSEGAGEQNVLLASSMTNQQLVDHGNQMMDETDQAIERGKKIVQETIGVGTETAAALKAQTDQMSRIVNELDSIHFSLKKASKLVKEIGRQVATDRCIMALLFLIVMGVIAIIIVKLVHPNNKDIRDIPGLAPPAQTRKLLSYAN; this is translated from the exons ATGTCGTCGTTGTCGTCGATCAGTGAAACATTAGGGGAGCTTGATGGTCAAATCAGCGACATATTTCGTGCATTATC GCTTATTAAAGAGTTTGATCAAGAAGTAAAGGATATGGAAACTGTGAATGATGCAAACACAAACAGGATATTGAATGAGAAAAAACAATCAATG GTCAAAGAATTGAATTCATATGTTAATATGAAAAAACA GTATGTTAACAATCTTGAAAATAAGCGGGCTGATTTATTTGAAGGCCCTAGCGAAGGAGCTGGAGAACAAAATGTTTTGTTAGCATCCT CTATGACAAATCAGCAGCTTGTTGATCATGGAAACCAAATGATGGATGAGACGGATCAAGCTATTGAGAGAGGGAAGAAG ATTGTTCAAGAGACAATTGGCGTTGGAACAGAGACTGCGGCTGCTCTTAAAGCACAG ACTGATCAAATGAGTAGGATAGTAAACGAGCTGGACTCAATTCACTTCTCGCTCAAGAAGGCCTCCAAGCTTGTCAAGGAAATTGGTCGTCAG GTTGCTACTGATCGGTGTATCATGGCCTTGCTCTTTCTTATAGTAATGGGAGttatagccatcattattgtCAAG CTTGTGCATCCAAACAACAAAGACATCAGAGACATTCCTGGATTAGCGCCACCAGCCCAAACACGGAAATTGCTCTCATATGCAAACTAA
- the LOC141592787 gene encoding beta-amylase 3, chloroplastic-like, translating into MTLTIRSSNAFGTLRILKSLRISEDYPSIICLARIRPSCGVRAVSLVQEAQVNPEKPAVVEKGSNNEKWETFHELTTTHHGNDARVPVYVMLPLDTVSMGGSLNKPRAMNASLMALKSAGVEGVMVDVWWGLVEKDGPLKYNWEGYAELVNMVQRHGLKLQVVMSFHQCGGNVGDSCSIPLPPWVVEEMSKNPDLVYTDKSGRRNPEYISLGCDSLPVLRGRTPIQVYSDFMRCFRDRFRDYLGGVIVEIQVGMGPCGELRYPSYPESNGTWRFPGIGEFQCYDKYMKASLQAAAEAYGQKEWGRGGPHDSGQYKQYPEDTGFFRKDGTWNTEYGQFFLKWYSGKLIEHGDNILGAANGIFKGTGAKLSGKVAGIHWHYNSRSHAAELTAGYNNSRNQDGYLPIARMFAKHGVVFNFTCMEMKDGEQPGHASCSPESLVQQVKMATQSAGIELAGENALERYDASAFGQVLATSKSQSGSGLSAFTYLRMNKKLFEGENWRQLVEFVKSMSEGGRNQRLSASDLTRSDLYVGFITKKSSLKVKESALV; encoded by the exons ATGACGTTAACGATACGTTCTTCTAATGCTTTTGGTACCCTAAGAATTCTCAAAAGTCTTAGAATTTCTGAAGATTACCCTAGTATTATATGTTTAGCACGAATCAGGCCATCGTGTGGTGTTCGTGCAGTGAGTCTGGTGCAGGAAGCACAGGTTAACCCTGAGAAACCGGCAGTCGTGGAAAAAGGTAGTAATAATGAAAAATGGGAGACGTTTCATGAGTTGACGACAACTCATCATGGAAATGATGCAAGGGTGCCTGTGTACGTGATGCTGCCATTAGACACGGTGTCAATGGGTGGCAGTCTGAATAAACCACGGGCAATGAATGCCAGTCTGATGGCGTTGAAAAGCGCAGGCGTTGAAGGAGTCATGGTCGATGTCTGGTGGGGTTTGGTCGAGAAAGACGGACCCCTGAAGTATAACTGGGAAGGGTATGCAGAGCTCGTAAATATGGTGCAAAGGCACGGGTTAAAGCTACAAGTGGTTATGTCTTTCCACCAGTGCGGAGGAAATGTCGGAGACTCCTGCAG CATTCCACTTCCGCCATGGGTCGTAGAAGAAATGAGCAAAAACCCGGACCTTGTCTACACAGACAAATCAGGCAGGAGGAATCCAGAGTACATCAGCTTAGGCTGTGATTCGCTACCCGTGCTTAGAGGGAGAACACCAATTCAAGTCTACTCCGACTTCATGAGATGTTTCCGTGACAGATTCAGAGATTACTTGGGTGGAGTTATTGTG GAAATTCAAGTAGGGATGGGCCCATGTGGAGAACTACGATATCCGTCTTACCCTGAAAGTAATGGGACTTGGAGATTTCCGGGAATCGGAGAATTCCAGTGCTATGACAAG TACATGAAAGCATCACTGCAAGCAGCAGCAGAGGCATATGGACAGAAGGAATGGGGTAGAGGCGGCCCACATGATTCAGGGCAGTACAAGCAATATCCGGAAGATACTGGGTTCTTCCGGAAAGACGGGACATGGAACACTGAATATGGACAGTTCTTCCTAAAGTGGTACAGCGGGAAACTCATCGAACACGGTGACAACATTCTAGGAGCTGCAAATGGAATATTTAAGGGAACTGGGGCAAAACTATCCGGTAAAGTAGCAGGAATTCACTGGCATTACAACAGTAGATCGCATGCAGCTGAATTAACAGCTGGCTATAATAATTCAAGAAATCAAGATGGGTACTTACCAATAGCGAGAATGTTTGCTAAACATGGAGTAGTATTCAACTTCACATGCATGGAGATGAAAGACGGCGAGCAACCAGGGCATGCAAGCTGCTCCCCAGAAAGCCTAGTGCAGCAAGTAAAAATGGCAACACAGTCAGCGGGAATAGAACTTGCGGGAGAAAATGCTTTGGAAAGGTATGACGCGAGTGCATTTGGACAAGTTTTAGCAACCAGCAAATCACAGTCTGGAAGCGGGTTATCTGCATTTACATATTTAAGGATGAACAAAAAGTTGTTCGAAGGTGAGAATTGGCGGCAATTGGTAGAGTTTGTTAAAAGTATGTCAGAAGGTGGACGAAACCAGAGGTTGTCAGCAAGCGACTTAACCAGATCGGACCTTTATGTAGGATTCATCACAAAGAAGAGTAGTCTGAAGGTTAAAGAGTCTGCTCTAGTGTAA
- the LOC141592795 gene encoding uncharacterized protein LOC141592795, giving the protein MEGLIKGLVDVAIGHHHNQRNDNDNDNDNNNNNESVEQTSRSTWAEVVSGEQENDQGDHNPHARQNVGGKYGGNQSSEFAESRPPHRQPAHESYQAEQDRDRRNNWTQKEEQPENSDGWEVAHKKHNKRPQKIRMEHWDSYKCPSDEQEYSEEVKYVSEMEPTQAELSDYKKACAKLWELDLNRLTPGTDYELDVGEGKKVYGREDMAESSLFTWVGEQVLRKPTFSRFCALLDNYNPHEGVKENVTAQERQEQAAFIEEISRTAPIKYLHKYLNSRGIFTENFQEFKRMLTDLWFTLYGRGGTSGSSSSFEHVFVGEIKERGEQQVSGFHNWLQFYLEEAKGRVDYQGFILPRRRGQFPDSETQLITVQFEWNGVLKSVSSMFVGVSPEFEVALYTLCFFAGGEENHVEVGPYPVNVKCYRLGNKIGSAFPIAAE; this is encoded by the exons ATGGAAGGTTTAATCAAGGGTTTAGTTGACGTAGCGATCGGCCACCACCACAATCAACGAAACGATAACGATaacgacaacgacaacaacaacaacaatgaatcAGTTGAACAAACTTCAAGATCCACCTGGGCTGAG GTTGTTTCAGGGGAGCAGGAAAATGATCAAGGTGATCATAATCCACATGCTAGACAAAATGTG GGAGGGAAGTATGGAGGAAATCAGAGTTCAGAATTTGCTGAATCTCGGCCGCCTCATCGACAG CCTGCACACGAGAGTTATCAAGCAGAGCAAGATCGCGATAGACGTAATAATTGGACGCAAAAG GAAGAACAACCTGAAAACTCTGATGGTTGGGAAGTAGCTCATAAGAAGCATAACAAGCGCCCACAAAAG ATACGTATGGAACATTGGGATTCATACAAATGTCCATCAGATGAGCAAGAATATTCTGAGGAAGTCAAGTATGTTTCAGAAATGGAGCCAACTCAAGCCGAGCTATCTGATTACAAAAAGGCTTGTGCAAAGCTATGGGAGCTTGACTTGAACCGCCTTACACCTGGTACGGACTATGAACTTGATGTTGGCGAGGGCAAAAAGGTATATGGCCGGGAAGATATGGCTGAGTCAAGTCTTTTTACATGGGTAGGCGAACAAGTGCTCAGAAAGCCTACATTTTCTCGCTTCTGTGCGCTTCTTGATAACTATAACCCACATGAGGGTGTCAAGGAAAATGTTACAGCTCAGGAAAGACAGGAACAAGCTGCATTCATCGAAGAGATCAGTAGAACCGCCCCGATCAAGTATCTTCACAAGTATCTTAACAGCAGAGGAATTTTCACCGAGAATTTCCAGGAATTTAAAAGAATGTTGACTGATCTCTGGTTTACCCTTTATGGCCGAGGTGGTACTTCTGGTTCGTCTTCTTCTTTTGAGCATGTCTTTGTTGGTGAAATCAAGGAACGCGGGGAACAACAGGTCTCGGGTTTTCACAATTGGCTTCAG TTTTACCTTGAAGAAGCAAAGGGGAGAGTGGACTATCAAGGTTTCATCTTGCCTAGAAGACGTGGACAATTT CCGGATTCGGAAACACAGCTGATAACAGTTCAATTTGAGTGGAATGGAGTACTGAAGTCTGTTTCAAGCATGTTTGTTGGGGTAAGCCCTGAGTTTGAGGTAGCTCTCTATACACTTTGTTTCTTTGCTGGTGGAGAGGAGAACCATGTTGAAGTCGGTCCATACCCGGTTAATGTCAAGTGTTATCGTCTCGGAAACAAAATTGGCTCTGCCTTCCCCATTGCTGCAGAGTAA
- the LOC141643773 gene encoding BOI-related E3 ubiquitin-protein ligase 1-like gives MAVQAQYPSNVLLLNRNVQESKNGGIGGFLEESHTFFNNNGVGVNPRKRSREDATTKTLNNSLNLPPKNQQQNNNNNNNQLINLSQLQNQNQQQKVVSTGLKLSFGEQKQQQIQHQHPPLISLFSEELAFQFKQHNDELNYFLHAQGEQLKRTLAEKRQRHYCALLVTAKEEVARRLREKEIEVETTMRRNIKLQGRMAQINAEAHAWQTKAMDHEAQVASLKAQIQHVMVSGPQQQDSDRGGLQCAGDADDAGSTYVDPASGRGVNSSSCRACQIRGASVVLLPCRHMCVCVKCDKIVQACPVCYSLRSASVEVYFT, from the exons ATGGCGGTCCAAGCTCAATACCCTTCAAATGTTCTTCTCTTAAACAG AAACGTGCAAGAAAGTAAGAATGGTGGTATAGGAGGATTTCTTGAAGAATCCCATACGTTTTTCAATAACAATGGAG TTGGAGTTAATCCAAGGAAAAGAAGCAGAGAAGATGCAACAACCAAAACTCTTAATAATTCATTAAATTTACCTCCTAAAAATCaacaacaaaataataataataacaataatcaacTTATTAATCTTTCTCAActccaaaatcaaaatcaacaacaaaAAGTTGTGTCAACTGGCCTTAAATTATCATTTGgagaacaaaaacaacaacaaattcaACACCAACATCCTCCTCTTATATCTCTTTTCTCTGAAGAACTGGCTTTCCAATTCAAACAACACAATGATGAACTTAATTACTTCCTTCATGCCCAG GGTGAACAATTGAAGCGCACGTTAGCAGAAAAGAGGCAAAGGCACTATTGTGCGCTATTGGTTACGGCAAAGGAGGAAGTGGCGCGGCGGTTGCGAGAAAAAGAGATCGAGGTCGAGACCACGATGAGGCgaaacatcaaattacaaggcCGGATGGCCCAAATAAATGCGGAGGCCCATGCTTGGCAGACCAAAGCAATGGACCATGAAGCACAAGTAGCATCACTTAAGGCCCAAATACAACATGTCATGGTTAGCGGCCCACAACAGCAAGATAGTGATAGGGGTGGGCTACAATGCGCTGGGGATGCGGACGATGCCGGGTCAACATATGTTGACCCGGCAAGTGGGAGAGGGGTAAACTCGTCAAGTTGTCGCGCGTGTCAAATACGTGGGGCATCGGTAGTGTTGTTACCGTGTCGACATATGTGCGTATGTGTTAAGTGTGACAAAATTGTTCAGGCATGTCCGGTGTGTTACTCTCTTCGGAGTGCTAGTGTTGAGGTTTATTTTACTTAA